A part of Mustela erminea isolate mMusErm1 chromosome 9, mMusErm1.Pri, whole genome shotgun sequence genomic DNA contains:
- the LMO1 gene encoding rhombotin-1 isoform X2 has translation MVLDQEDGVPMLSVQPKGKQKGCAGCNRKIKDRYLLKALDKYWHEDCLKCACCDCRLGEVGSTLYTKANLILCRRDYLRLFGTTGNCAACSKLIPAFEMVMRARDNVYHLDCFACQLCNQRFCVGDKFFLKNNMILCQMDYEEGQLNGTFESQVQ, from the exons GCGTGCCCATGCTCTCCGTCCAGCCCAAAGGCAAGCAGAAGGGCTGTGCGGGCTGCAACCGCAAGATCAAGGACCGCTACCTGCTGAAGGCACTGGACAAGTACTGGCATGAGGACTGCCTCAAGTGTGCCTGCTGTGACTGCCGCCTGGGCGAGGTGGGCTCCACCCTCTACACCAAGGCCAACCTCATTCTGTGCCGGCGCGACTACCTGAG GCTTTTTGGCACCACGGGCAACTGCGCTGCCTGCAGCAAGCTGATCCCAGCCTTCGAGATGGTGATGCGGGCCCGGGACAATGTCTATCACCTCGACTGTTTCGCTTGCCAGCTCTGCAACCAGAG ATTTTGTGTGGGAGACAAATTCTTCCTGAAGAACAACATGATCTTGTGTCAGATGGACTATGAGGAGGGACAGCTCAATGGCACCTTTGAATCCCAGGTTCAGTAA
- the LMO1 gene encoding rhombotin-1 isoform X1 yields MMVLDKEDGVPMLSVQPKGKQKGCAGCNRKIKDRYLLKALDKYWHEDCLKCACCDCRLGEVGSTLYTKANLILCRRDYLRLFGTTGNCAACSKLIPAFEMVMRARDNVYHLDCFACQLCNQRFCVGDKFFLKNNMILCQMDYEEGQLNGTFESQVQ; encoded by the exons GCGTGCCCATGCTCTCCGTCCAGCCCAAAGGCAAGCAGAAGGGCTGTGCGGGCTGCAACCGCAAGATCAAGGACCGCTACCTGCTGAAGGCACTGGACAAGTACTGGCATGAGGACTGCCTCAAGTGTGCCTGCTGTGACTGCCGCCTGGGCGAGGTGGGCTCCACCCTCTACACCAAGGCCAACCTCATTCTGTGCCGGCGCGACTACCTGAG GCTTTTTGGCACCACGGGCAACTGCGCTGCCTGCAGCAAGCTGATCCCAGCCTTCGAGATGGTGATGCGGGCCCGGGACAATGTCTATCACCTCGACTGTTTCGCTTGCCAGCTCTGCAACCAGAG ATTTTGTGTGGGAGACAAATTCTTCCTGAAGAACAACATGATCTTGTGTCAGATGGACTATGAGGAGGGACAGCTCAATGGCACCTTTGAATCCCAGGTTCAGTAA